A section of the Capsicum annuum cultivar UCD-10X-F1 unplaced genomic scaffold, UCD10Xv1.1 ctg81306, whole genome shotgun sequence genome encodes:
- the LOC107852914 gene encoding tubulin beta-1 chain: MREILHIQGGQCGNQIGAKFWEVVCAEHGIDSTGRYGGDSDLQLERINVYYNEATCGRFVPRAVLMDLEPGTMDSIRSGPYGQIFRPDNFVFGQSGAGNNWAKGHYTEGAELIDAVLDVVRKEAENCDCLQGFQVCHSLGGGTGSGMGTLLISKIREEYPDRMMLTFSVFPSPKVSDTVVEPYNATLSVHQLVENADECMVLDNEALYDICFRTLKLTTPSFGDLNHLISATMSGVTCCLRFPGQLNSDLRKLAVNLIPFPRLHFFMVGFAPLTSRGSQQYRALTVPELTQQMWDAKNMMCAADPRHGRYLTASAMFRGKMSTKEVDEQMLNVQNKNSSYFVEWIPNNVKSTVCDIPPTGLKMASTFIGNSTSIQEMFRRVSEQFTAMFRRKAFLHWYTGEGMDEMEFTEAESNMNDLVSEYQQYQDATADEEGEYYEDEEEAEED, encoded by the exons ATGCGTGAAATCCTTCACATTCAGGGTGGACAATGCGGCAACCAAATCGGTGCCAAGTTCTGGGAAGTTGTGTGTGCCGAGCACGGCATTGATTCTACGGGGAGATATGGCGGAGATTCCGATCTCCAGCTTGAGAGAATCAATGTTTATTACAATGAGGCAACCTGTGGAAGGTTTGTTCCTAGGGCAGTACTTATGGATTTGGAGCCCGGGACTATGGACAGTATTAGATCTGGTCCTTATGGACAGATCTTCCGTCCTGATAACTTTGTTTTCGGACAATCAGGTGCCGGGAATAACTGGGCTAAAGGACATTATACAGAGGGCGCTGAATTGATTGATGCTGTTTTAGATGTTGTTCGTAAGGAGGCTGAGAATTGTGATTGTCTGCAAG GATTTCAAGTTTGTCATTCGTTGGGTGGAGGAACAGGGTCTGGTATGGGTACTCTTTTGATTTCGAAGATCAGAGAGGAATACCCGGACCGAATGATGCTTACTTTTTCGGTTTTCCCTTCTCCTAAGGTTTCCGATACGGTTGTTGAACCTTATAATGCTACTTTGTCTGTTCATCAATTGGTTGAAAATGCTGATGAGTGTATGGTTCTTGACAATGAGGCTTTGTATGACATTTGCTTTAGAACGTTGAAGCTTACGACCCCGAGCT TTGGTGATCTGAATCATTTGATATCTGCAACAATGTCTGGTGTTACCTGTTGTTTGCGATTCCCTGGGCAGTTGAACTCTGATCTCCGTAAGCTGGCTGTGAATTTGATTCCATTCCCAAGGCTCCACTTCTTTATGGTGGGGTTTGCGCCTTTGACCTCCCGTGGTTCACAGCAATACCGAGCTTTGACTGTTCCGGAGCTTACACAGCAAATGTGGGATGCCAAGAACATGATGTGCGCAGCGGACCCTCGCCATGGCAGGTACTTGACTGCCTCTGCTATGTTCAGGGGGAAAATGAGCACGAAAGAGGTCGACGAGCAGATGCTCAATGTGCAGAACAAGAACTCTTCTTACTTTGTTGAGTGGATCCCGAACAATGTGAAATCAACTGTTTGTGATATCCCACCTACGGGACTTAAGATGGCATCCACCTTCATTGGTAACTCAACATCAATTCAGGAGATGTTTAGGCGTGTAAGCGAACAGTTCACTGCTATGTTCAGGAGAAAGGCTTTCTTGCATTGGTACACGGGTGAGGGAATGGACGAGATGGAGTTTACCGAGGCTGAAAGTAACATGAATGATCTTGTTTCCGAGTACCAGCAGTACCAAGATGCCACTGCTGATGAGGAGGGAGAATATTACGAGGATGAAGAGGAAGCTGAAGAGGATTAA